One Edaphobacter flagellatus genomic region harbors:
- a CDS encoding serine/threonine-protein kinase, giving the protein MTPEVGQMFGPYEILGRVGSGGMGLVFRAWDERLHREVAIKLVRDSYHVPGMRERFLQEARAASRLNHPNICTIFDIGEQDGTPYLVMELLEGETLKERIAHRALSSEEIVTYAREVSDALAAAHAKGIVHRDIKPANIFLVKKNGSPTQAKVLDFGLAKVGRPAIRTIRPMLTEGDPGRHMDDDLSHLSLTVEGVTVGTVSYMSPEQARGHVLDARSDLFSLGVVMYEMATRHTPFSGTNSTQVFVQILEHDPEPVRNWNDSISRDLERVILKLLSKDKRKRYQTARELSATLERLSGRMTKGTWLKKGLPAPVPIVPSFEPVARNRRRVRRDSGPEIIAVPRDPKPSSGGIFIKPLRIQPQDLPPRQAITAAAATTAVLATGSSSVSHANDASSSNESSALSRSASGMTQFEFGLGESPFPEHEPSHAAESVAASKRWMPKAAAVVIAIALAVAGMAVIREVHLSSAALGPKDALLLTPLQDKTGESLGGPVLEGLELSLAQSPTLSLQGEEAYQAGLRSIALEANSASAEKTSPRIVAQRTGAKAYLYGEIAHSQQGSPYIIRIDALRSDSNDRLLSITEQAGSQNEIPAAIDRLAHKLRSEFGESKASIADSSEPLSRQASANMAALKAYSGADTDFEAGRTLDALAAYRQAAASDDQFAQAHLKLAWLYQAQHAEVAAADEAKRAQAAARSGDQHLRLLTRFCYEMLATGDYTRATSTIRQYNSHYPGDVDGLIALARVLHAQGHYVEALLAAQQAYNTDPTRADAYAEAEQAMIGLDRYNDALKLEAKATQLGVLSNRIGLIAAYLSRGNNTALEKEDVAASSTSRPATPASLADYAFYLDNRGDLSAAEQRWTRAAAMAATIPGLSSASASMLTQAALNRALASRCNDAMPLLQMAHSLPQGPITIFRNGMTNALCSKQAAVEQAKAALANLRSNGFAGLAYGPLELQAAVDLSSKNYAQAIQTLEEIDAQNDPALLPYLLQLGYASSGKPQQAADNLRAITEHRGAVYLSGVSLYSQSLAALQKQSALVATLRH; this is encoded by the coding sequence GCCGTATGAAATTCTTGGCCGCGTCGGCAGCGGCGGCATGGGACTCGTTTTTCGTGCCTGGGATGAACGCCTCCATCGCGAGGTCGCCATTAAGCTCGTGCGCGACAGCTACCACGTGCCCGGCATGCGCGAGCGATTCCTTCAGGAAGCACGCGCAGCCTCGCGTCTCAACCACCCCAACATCTGCACCATCTTCGATATCGGCGAGCAGGACGGCACTCCCTACCTCGTCATGGAGCTGCTCGAAGGCGAGACCCTCAAAGAGCGCATCGCCCACCGGGCCCTTTCCTCTGAAGAAATCGTCACCTATGCCCGCGAAGTCTCCGATGCCCTCGCCGCCGCGCACGCCAAAGGCATCGTGCACCGCGATATCAAGCCGGCCAATATCTTCCTCGTCAAAAAAAATGGAAGCCCAACCCAGGCAAAGGTTCTCGATTTCGGTCTGGCCAAGGTCGGCCGACCCGCCATACGCACCATCCGGCCCATGCTCACCGAAGGAGACCCCGGCCGCCACATGGACGATGACCTCTCGCACCTGAGCCTCACCGTCGAAGGCGTCACCGTTGGCACCGTCTCCTATATGTCGCCCGAGCAGGCACGCGGGCATGTTCTTGATGCTCGCTCCGACCTCTTCTCTCTTGGCGTCGTCATGTACGAGATGGCCACACGCCATACGCCTTTCAGCGGAACCAACAGCACGCAGGTCTTCGTGCAGATCCTCGAGCACGACCCTGAGCCCGTCCGCAATTGGAACGATTCCATCTCGCGCGATCTCGAGCGTGTCATCCTCAAGCTCCTCTCAAAAGACAAGAGAAAGCGATACCAGACCGCCCGCGAACTGAGCGCAACTTTGGAACGCCTCTCTGGCAGAATGACCAAAGGAACCTGGTTGAAGAAGGGGCTTCCCGCTCCTGTGCCCATCGTTCCGTCCTTCGAGCCGGTTGCGCGCAATCGCCGTCGCGTACGACGTGATAGTGGACCAGAAATCATTGCCGTACCCCGCGATCCCAAACCCAGCTCAGGCGGCATCTTTATCAAGCCGCTTCGCATTCAGCCGCAGGATCTGCCTCCACGTCAGGCAATAACCGCGGCTGCGGCTACGACCGCCGTATTGGCTACGGGAAGCTCCTCCGTCAGCCACGCAAACGACGCATCGTCGAGTAACGAATCGTCTGCCCTGTCGCGCTCCGCCTCAGGCATGACGCAATTCGAGTTTGGCCTAGGTGAAAGCCCTTTTCCTGAGCATGAACCCTCCCACGCTGCCGAGAGCGTCGCCGCTTCAAAGCGATGGATGCCAAAGGCAGCTGCCGTGGTTATCGCCATCGCACTTGCAGTAGCAGGCATGGCCGTCATACGAGAAGTCCATCTAAGCTCGGCTGCCTTGGGCCCTAAAGACGCATTGCTGCTAACACCGCTTCAGGACAAAACCGGAGAATCGCTAGGCGGTCCCGTCCTTGAAGGGCTTGAACTTTCTCTCGCGCAATCTCCCACTCTTAGCCTGCAGGGCGAAGAAGCCTACCAGGCAGGACTACGCAGTATCGCGTTGGAGGCCAACAGCGCGTCGGCTGAAAAAACATCCCCACGCATCGTTGCGCAAAGAACAGGCGCGAAGGCCTATCTCTATGGCGAAATCGCGCACAGCCAGCAGGGCTCGCCATACATCATCCGCATCGATGCGCTCCGTTCCGACTCCAACGACAGATTGCTCAGCATCACCGAGCAGGCTGGTTCGCAGAATGAGATACCGGCTGCAATCGATCGCCTTGCACACAAGCTCCGTTCCGAATTCGGTGAGAGTAAAGCATCCATCGCCGACTCCAGCGAGCCTCTCAGCCGTCAGGCCTCCGCAAACATGGCCGCACTCAAGGCATACTCCGGCGCCGACACCGATTTCGAAGCCGGCCGTACTCTCGATGCCCTCGCCGCATACCGGCAGGCAGCTGCATCCGACGATCAGTTCGCACAGGCTCATCTAAAGCTGGCGTGGCTCTATCAGGCACAACACGCCGAAGTCGCTGCCGCGGATGAAGCAAAGCGGGCACAGGCCGCTGCACGAAGCGGAGACCAGCATCTTCGTCTTCTTACCCGGTTCTGCTACGAAATGCTGGCTACTGGAGACTACACGCGTGCCACCTCAACAATCCGCCAGTACAACAGCCATTATCCGGGCGATGTCGACGGCTTGATCGCACTGGCCCGCGTCCTGCATGCGCAGGGGCACTACGTCGAAGCTCTGCTCGCCGCGCAGCAGGCATACAACACGGATCCAACCCGCGCCGATGCGTATGCCGAAGCCGAGCAGGCGATGATCGGCCTCGACCGCTATAACGATGCGCTGAAGCTCGAAGCGAAAGCTACACAGCTTGGAGTCCTCTCCAATCGCATCGGCCTCATCGCCGCCTATCTCTCGCGCGGAAATAACACTGCGCTCGAAAAAGAGGATGTGGCCGCGAGTTCAACCTCTCGACCAGCAACTCCTGCGAGCCTCGCCGACTACGCATTTTATCTCGATAATCGGGGCGACCTGAGCGCAGCAGAGCAGCGATGGACAAGAGCTGCAGCCATGGCCGCTACGATTCCCGGCCTCTCTTCCGCAAGCGCCTCCATGTTGACGCAGGCTGCGCTCAACCGCGCACTTGCCAGCCGTTGCAACGACGCGATGCCTCTGCTGCAGATGGCCCATTCGCTCCCTCAAGGACCAATCACCATCTTCCGCAACGGTATGACGAACGCACTCTGCAGCAAACAGGCCGCTGTCGAACAAGCCAAGGCCGCCCTCGCAAACCTTCGCTCTAACGGCTTCGCCGGGCTTGCCTATGGCCCTCTCGAGCTTCAGGCCGCCGTCGATCTCTCCAGCAAAAACTACGCACAGGCCATTCAGACACTGGAAGAGATCGACGCGCAAAACGATCCCGCCCTGTTGCCCTATCTTCTTCAGCTCGGCTATGCGTCATCAGGCAAGCCGCAACAGGCCGCCGACAATCTGCGCGCCATCACAGAACATCGCGGTGCTGTCTATCTCTCAGGAGTCAGCCTCTACTCGCAGTCGCTTGCTGCTCTGCAGAAGCAATCTGCACTCGTAGCAACGCTACGCCACTAA